The Ignavibacteriales bacterium sequence CGGGACAATTACAGGTTGCGGTGTAAGATGAAACGCATAAAAATCTACATATCGATTTTATTAATATCCTTGATTGCGAATACTAATCTATTCGGGCAAATAAGCGGAATATCAGGATCAAAGTTACTGGTGCCACGTGCGAGTACAATATCTTTGGTTCATTTCGAATTTGAACCTTCGTTCTCCGTATTCAGCTCTCACGAGTGTTACAATATCAATGGCAGTACTGATAATCTTTCTAACCGCCATGTGGTATCTTCTTTATCCTTCAGAATCACTATGGGAGTTTTAGAAAATTTAGAATTCGGTACTTCATTCTCAACAGGACTTCAAGATATCTTCATAGGTACTAAATTTACCGCGGTCACAAATGAATACACTAATGTGGCACTTATTGTAGGGGGTTCTTTGCCGGCGGGTAATTTTTCCGACACAGCTCTCTCTTCAGATTATACGGCAAAATATTCCTACTCTGCGGGATTCATCGTTTCGCAAAAAATAAACGATAAATTTTCCGTTGATGGAATATTTACATATTCAAAAATAAACGGCTCTTCGGATTTCAATCATCTTCTGAATTACGGATTAAGTTTTGGTCTCTTTATTAGCCAGAATTTTCAAGCCGTTGCAGAATTAAATGGTTTTACAACGTACGATAGAATATTTCATTCTAACAAAATTTCTGTTACACCCGGGTTCACTTATCAGTTTTCTCAAAACCTGCTAATTGTATTCGGAATGCAGAATGATATTCTTGGCAGGAACGAACTAAGCGGTACAAACTATGTAACGGCTTTTACAATGAGTTTTTAATAAAACATTATTATTAAACAATAAGGAATACTAAAATGAACTGGTTCAAGAATCTTAAAATCAAAGCAAAACTATTAGTTAGTTTTTTATTAGTATCATTTATTACCGGAGTTGTTGGATATATCGGGGTATTGAAACTTAAACAAGCCGATGACAGCGACACATTTTTATACGAAAAAAATACAGTACCTATCGCAATTATTAGTGATCTTCGGACGGACTTTCAGAAACAGAGAGTGAATACACTTGAAGCAATTATTAATGCAAAAGATCCGGTAAAACAGGCTGAGGCAATTAAACAAATACAGGAAAGAGATGCGGCTATTAAATTGAACATACCTGAATACGAAAAAACTTACATTGATGAAAACGATAAGAAACAATTTGAAGAATTCAAAGCGGCATGGAATGAGTACCTTCCTAAAAGAGAAGCATTAATAGCATTATCCAACCAGAATCAAGATCAAGCTCTCGCAAATCTTAGAGGTGATTTCGATGCATCCATAACAAAAGTACAAGATTTACTGTATAAAATTAATGACCTCAACGGAAAATCTGCAAAAGAAAGATCGGATTCAAATACTGTTGAAGCGGATTCTGCATCAAGGACTATGATTATATTCATGGTTGTTGGTGTTCTTTTAGCAGTCATAATCGGCTGGTTGCTTGCAGGTTATTTTTCAAAAGCTGTTAATAAGGTAAAAGATAGGATGAAACAGTTAGAGTCGGTTTGTATTACAAATCTTGGCAACGGGCTGATGGGAATGTCGAAAGGTAATCTTTCTCTGAAGGTGGAGAAAGCAACTAATAATTTGGAAGTTAAAACAAAAGATGAAATTGGAGAAATGACTGAAGTATTTAATTCCATGCTTTCAAAGGCACAAGCAGGTATCGATGCATACGAAGGTGTAAGAGCAAAGATTAACATGCTTACAGCAGAACTTCAGCAATTAATTGAAGATTCGAAAAATGGATTGCTTGATAACAGAGGCGATGTAACAAAATTCGAAGGTGCTTATAATGGCATAGTTAATGGAATGAATGAAATGCTTGACGCTGTAATTCTTCCTGTTCAAGACGGTGCCAAAGTTTTAGAAGTTATGGCAACCGGAGATTTTAC is a genomic window containing:
- a CDS encoding methyl-accepting chemotaxis protein → MNWFKNLKIKAKLLVSFLLVSFITGVVGYIGVLKLKQADDSDTFLYEKNTVPIAIISDLRTDFQKQRVNTLEAIINAKDPVKQAEAIKQIQERDAAIKLNIPEYEKTYIDENDKKQFEEFKAAWNEYLPKREALIALSNQNQDQALANLRGDFDASITKVQDLLYKINDLNGKSAKERSDSNTVEADSASRTMIIFMVVGVLLAVIIGWLLAGYFSKAVNKVKDRMKQLESVCITNLGNGLMGMSKGNLSLKVEKATNNLEVKTKDEIGEMTEVFNSMLSKAQAGIDAYEGVRAKINMLTAELQQLIEDSKNGLLDNRGDVTKFEGAYNGIVNGMNEMLDAVILPVQDGAKVLEVMATGDFTQRVTAEYKGQHKMIKQSINNLGDSVGSILREVSEAVQATASASNQISSSTEEMSAGAQEQSAQTTEVAGAVEEMTKTIFETTKNSGQASDAAKNAGNIAKEGGKVVGETIDGMNKIAEVVQRSADTVQVLGKRSDEIGEIVQVIDDIADQTNLLALNAAIEAARAGEQGRGFAVVADEVRKLAERTTKATKEIATMIRQIQKDTEGAVVSMQQGTEEVEKGKALAEKAGQSLKEIITGAQDVVDMSTQVAAASEEQSSAAEQISKNIESISSVTQQSAAGVQQIAKAAEDLNRLTDNLQNLVSQFKINESDNVLKSNFEVKNISHKDNGSHTQLAVRKNGKLIHS